Proteins encoded within one genomic window of Acinetobacter sp. YWS30-1:
- a CDS encoding MotA/TolQ/ExbB proton channel family protein yields MKNARHTLKNITAASVIAASTLLPLQTVFAEESPTPATTVTETATPTPATVAEPTPPAPAAAEKPASNPYGLEAMWKEGDMVSKVTLFILVIMSIGTWYIMITKCLQQGKIRKQAKEAEHQFWESSSLDNAAQNLDEASVYRFIAEKGIKSTKNHGGTLLERIDFNTWVTISISRAVDKIQSHLSGGLAFLATVGSTAPFVGLFGTVWGIYHALTAIGISGQASIDKVAGPVGEALIMTAIGLAVAVPAVLGYNWLTRRNKAVMEEVRTFGSDLHAVLLSGEISSNNPVHRDTK; encoded by the coding sequence ATGAAAAACGCACGACACACTTTAAAAAATATCACTGCTGCAAGTGTCATTGCGGCAAGTACTTTACTACCTTTGCAAACCGTATTTGCTGAAGAATCCCCTACACCTGCAACGACAGTCACTGAAACGGCAACCCCAACTCCTGCGACTGTCGCTGAGCCTACACCGCCAGCACCTGCTGCAGCTGAAAAACCTGCCAGCAACCCTTATGGTCTGGAAGCCATGTGGAAAGAAGGTGACATGGTGTCTAAAGTGACCCTGTTCATTCTGGTGATCATGTCAATCGGTACCTGGTACATCATGATCACCAAGTGCTTGCAACAAGGCAAGATTCGCAAACAAGCCAAAGAAGCAGAGCATCAGTTCTGGGAATCTTCTTCATTGGACAATGCAGCGCAAAATCTGGATGAAGCCAGCGTATATCGTTTTATCGCTGAAAAAGGCATCAAGTCAACCAAAAACCATGGCGGTACTTTACTTGAGCGTATCGACTTTAATACCTGGGTTACGATTTCTATTTCACGCGCAGTCGACAAGATTCAAAGCCATCTGAGTGGCGGTCTGGCCTTCCTTGCTACAGTCGGTTCTACAGCACCTTTCGTAGGTCTGTTTGGTACCGTTTGGGGCATTTACCATGCCTTGACTGCAATTGGTATTTCAGGACAGGCATCAATCGATAAAGTTGCTGGTCCGGTCGGTGAAGCACTGATCATGACTGCAATCGGTCTGGCTGTGGCAGTTCCGGCAGTACTTGGTTACAACTGGTTAACTCGCCGTAATAAAGCTGTAATGGAAGA
- a CDS encoding energy transducer TonB: MSTTFEDIEKSSAKKLTGIGVVIFLHILVGLVLMAGMAKDIIKPSEEPVELMIIQDIKPPEPEPPKETPPEPPKIVEKVAQVPEVKPVEKVVPVQKTQPTPTVTQPVAEPTPVAAATPSPSPVAAPAPVVAAAPAAPPQPTGVTRGVSQGEAGCKRPDYPRDALMNEEQGNVLISVFVNTDGKVKDAKVKKSSGSRSLDRAASKAFSLCTFKPAMKNGEPQESWYDIPYEFILD, from the coding sequence ATGAGCACAACGTTTGAAGACATAGAAAAAAGCTCCGCCAAAAAGTTGACTGGAATTGGTGTCGTGATTTTCTTGCATATCCTGGTGGGCCTGGTGCTAATGGCAGGTATGGCAAAAGACATCATCAAACCGTCAGAAGAACCGGTTGAATTGATGATTATTCAGGATATTAAACCACCAGAACCAGAGCCACCTAAAGAAACCCCACCTGAGCCACCTAAAATTGTAGAAAAAGTGGCACAGGTTCCTGAGGTTAAACCGGTAGAAAAAGTGGTTCCGGTACAGAAAACACAGCCTACACCAACAGTCACTCAACCGGTTGCAGAACCAACGCCTGTAGCTGCAGCAACACCATCCCCAAGTCCGGTGGCTGCACCAGCTCCAGTTGTTGCAGCGGCACCTGCTGCTCCACCGCAACCAACTGGCGTTACACGCGGCGTATCTCAAGGTGAAGCTGGCTGTAAGCGTCCAGATTATCCACGTGATGCATTAATGAATGAAGAGCAAGGTAATGTGCTGATCTCTGTCTTTGTGAATACCGACGGCAAAGTGAAAGATGCCAAAGTAAAAAAATCCAGTGGCAGCCGTTCACTTGACCGTGCAGCGTCCAAGGCTTTCAGCTTATGTACCTTTAAACCTGCAATGAAAAATGGTGAACCACAAGAATCTTGGTACGACATTCCCTACGAATTTATCTTGGACTGA
- a CDS encoding TonB-dependent receptor — translation MKKNKLVGSMGAPTVSKRLLKLSALSLSMMCLPLAHAEEAASAEQPTKVQKVTVTGSSIKGVAAQSSSPITVIKGEDLANQGVTTVEEALVKVSANQAGFSTAQNVGASNTSGSTANLRGLGSDKTLVLLNGRRLAYSAFSTDSTNLNIIPMAMIDRIEILRDGASAVYGADAIAGVINFITKSEYNGLGVTGALHETEHSGGEKQQAAIFGGFGDLDENGFNVMGVLDYRKSNQIHAQQRKVSRRGGVIPELGIDAGSASGFPANIYDPTTGYLGNPYPDDCNNVPWSSPDDGFCYLNTQALIAIKPQVETLSALGKGTFKLNDSLNAVGEYVFTRSEVSTSIAPDVYGRTVTLPSSSQYYPGNGITPAITDGELSGDPLQLYLRSQAGNRQSMSTNDSHRFFAGIEGEALGWDINAGVSYAKSEATDEFTGGYLHRSNLQTALNEGRINPFGPARPGDTPWESFVINGETNIASLESTTADFTISRPIFELPAGDVGFAFGGSFTTQDWEAKVNSEIVAQVPGSGIDPSKPISKGDRDITAFFTEFQIPILPSLEAQIAARYDDYSDFGDTFNPKVGLRWEPMKEVMFRASYSTGFRAPSLYEINAPISETWTGAKYNDPVLCPGGTPVEPKYQVECNTQFKRTQGGSPDLQPEESTSFTAGLVFEPIKNLVFTADYFNIEIDGLVGTVGESSIFDDPDLYADRFVRDSEGRIQHIRTTLMNSGGLKTSGVDLSLNYLTPKTSTGRFGFGIDGTYVINLDYQSEPGGEWSGLVGKYEDPAVVRWKHVANLNWSYEDWKMIFEQQFTRGYEDYSGERDVGDYTLYNFATTYKGFKNLELTGGILNIFDEEPAASDVLDNFQYGYDPRYSDPTGRTYYIRGTYKF, via the coding sequence ATGAAAAAAAATAAATTGGTCGGATCTATGGGGGCTCCAACCGTCAGCAAAAGACTACTCAAGTTAAGCGCACTCAGCTTAAGTATGATGTGTCTGCCGCTGGCCCATGCCGAAGAAGCTGCATCTGCTGAACAGCCAACTAAAGTTCAGAAAGTGACAGTGACGGGTTCATCAATCAAGGGGGTTGCTGCACAAAGTTCTTCACCAATCACCGTCATCAAAGGTGAAGATCTTGCGAACCAGGGTGTAACTACTGTTGAAGAAGCTTTAGTAAAAGTCAGCGCCAACCAGGCTGGTTTCTCTACTGCTCAAAATGTAGGTGCAAGTAATACTTCAGGTTCTACAGCCAACTTACGTGGTCTAGGCTCAGACAAAACGCTTGTGCTTTTAAATGGCCGCCGTCTTGCCTATAGTGCATTCAGTACAGATAGTACCAACTTAAACATCATCCCTATGGCGATGATTGACCGTATTGAGATTTTACGTGATGGTGCTTCTGCAGTTTATGGTGCAGATGCGATTGCGGGGGTAATCAACTTCATCACCAAATCTGAATACAATGGCTTAGGCGTTACCGGAGCCTTACATGAAACCGAACATTCAGGTGGTGAGAAACAACAGGCTGCGATCTTCGGTGGTTTCGGTGATCTGGATGAAAATGGCTTTAACGTCATGGGTGTCTTGGACTACCGTAAATCTAACCAGATCCATGCTCAACAGCGTAAAGTCAGCCGCCGTGGTGGTGTAATTCCTGAATTAGGTATTGATGCCGGCTCTGCAAGTGGCTTCCCGGCAAACATCTATGATCCAACCACTGGTTATTTAGGTAACCCATATCCAGATGACTGTAATAATGTTCCATGGTCTTCTCCAGATGACGGCTTCTGCTACCTGAATACGCAGGCTTTAATTGCGATCAAACCACAGGTTGAAACACTGTCTGCATTAGGTAAAGGTACATTCAAGCTTAATGATTCATTAAATGCGGTTGGTGAATACGTGTTTACACGTTCTGAAGTATCCACTTCAATTGCACCAGACGTTTATGGCCGTACCGTGACTTTACCTTCAAGCAGCCAATATTATCCAGGTAATGGTATTACTCCGGCTATTACAGATGGTGAGTTAAGCGGTGACCCACTTCAACTTTACCTCCGTTCTCAGGCAGGTAACCGTCAAAGTATGTCAACCAATGACTCACACCGCTTCTTTGCCGGTATTGAAGGTGAGGCATTAGGCTGGGATATCAACGCAGGCGTGTCATACGCGAAAAGCGAAGCAACTGATGAATTTACAGGTGGTTACTTACACCGTAGCAACCTGCAAACTGCATTGAATGAAGGTCGTATCAACCCATTCGGTCCAGCACGTCCAGGCGATACCCCTTGGGAATCATTTGTGATTAATGGCGAAACTAACATCGCCTCTTTAGAGTCTACAACTGCAGACTTTACGATTAGTCGTCCAATTTTTGAATTACCTGCAGGTGATGTTGGCTTTGCCTTCGGTGGCAGCTTCACGACTCAGGACTGGGAAGCGAAAGTAAACTCTGAAATCGTGGCTCAAGTACCAGGTTCTGGTATTGATCCGAGCAAACCAATCAGTAAGGGTGATCGTGACATCACAGCATTCTTCACTGAATTCCAGATTCCAATCTTGCCAAGTCTGGAAGCTCAAATTGCTGCCCGTTATGATGACTACAGCGACTTCGGTGATACCTTCAACCCGAAAGTTGGTCTTCGTTGGGAACCAATGAAGGAAGTCATGTTCCGTGCATCATATAGCACCGGTTTCCGTGCACCAAGCTTGTACGAAATCAACGCGCCAATCAGTGAAACCTGGACAGGTGCAAAATACAATGACCCTGTGTTATGTCCAGGTGGCACGCCAGTCGAACCTAAATACCAGGTTGAATGTAATACCCAGTTCAAGCGTACCCAAGGTGGTTCACCTGATCTGCAACCAGAAGAATCTACATCGTTCACTGCTGGTTTAGTATTTGAACCAATCAAAAATCTGGTTTTCACTGCTGACTACTTCAATATCGAGATCGATGGTCTGGTAGGTACAGTGGGTGAATCATCAATCTTTGATGATCCAGACCTTTATGCTGACCGTTTCGTACGTGATAGCGAAGGCCGTATCCAGCACATCCGTACTACCCTGATGAACTCTGGCGGTTTAAAAACTTCAGGTGTAGACCTGAGCCTGAACTACCTGACACCTAAAACATCTACTGGTCGTTTCGGTTTCGGTATTGATGGTACTTACGTGATCAATCTGGACTACCAAAGTGAACCAGGCGGTGAATGGTCTGGTCTGGTAGGCAAATATGAAGACCCGGCAGTAGTTCGCTGGAAACATGTTGCCAACCTGAACTGGTCTTATGAAGACTGGAAAATGATCTTTGAACAACAGTTCACTCGTGGTTATGAAGACTACTCTGGCGAACGTGATGTGGGTGACTACACACTTTATAACTTCGCAACAACTTATAAAGGCTTCAAAAACCTGGAGTTGACTGGCGGTATCCTCAACATCTTTGATGAAGAGCCTGCTGCATCTGATGTTCTGGATAACTTCCAATACGGTTATGACCCTCGTTACTCAGATCCTACAGGTCGTACTTACTACATCCGTGGTACTTACAAATTCTAA
- a CDS encoding ABC transporter substrate-binding protein has translation MTILALAMSSGQTAWAKSSAHPDKILNLAFEAPDDGFDMVKTYNFYSGSVAEAIFEPLLRYDYLARPAILAPNTAESLPVVKQDGKVYTFKIKPGIYFSPDPAFQGKKRELVARDYIYSMQRVMDPKNHSPSFSFIEGKILGADQVIQQAKKTGKFNYDAPIAGLKALDKYTLQITLTRSDLNFPYILAYVAFAGTAREVIEHYGDRVGQHPVGTGAYQLHKYVPRSRIELTANPNYRGFVWNFKGDGSEWDQRIVKAMQGKQMPQIGKVKISIIEEEQSRWLALKSGQLDYDKLTASGAEQALENKQLKSEYKKKGILHYPNKEPEITYTIMNMRDPVIGGNSLEKIALRRAIALSYNQKEAIQQLYKGHAVKAEMILPEGVGGYNPNYRSSIAYNPLLANKLLDRFGYKKGADGYRTLPDGKPLVLKMNSTSSSSSVISAELWKKNLDAIGVKVEFKVSNFADNLKEATQCKHMMWGGAWIADYPEGENFAQLLYGPNAQQGNLSCYTSKAYDALYQTAMKLPPQQRTPYYEQMNRQMEADNPWILHNTRVRNWLIHPQVQGFKAHPVTRAVWQYLDIEPVKK, from the coding sequence ATGACGATTTTGGCCTTGGCTATGAGCTCGGGGCAAACTGCCTGGGCAAAATCATCTGCACATCCGGATAAAATTTTAAACCTGGCTTTCGAAGCACCTGATGATGGTTTTGATATGGTCAAAACCTATAATTTTTATAGTGGTAGCGTAGCTGAGGCCATTTTCGAGCCTTTGTTGCGTTATGACTATCTGGCCCGGCCTGCAATTTTGGCTCCGAATACCGCCGAGTCTTTACCCGTGGTTAAACAGGATGGCAAAGTTTATACTTTTAAAATCAAGCCAGGAATTTATTTCAGTCCGGATCCGGCCTTTCAGGGCAAGAAGCGTGAACTGGTTGCTCGGGATTATATTTATTCCATGCAAAGGGTGATGGATCCGAAAAATCATTCGCCTTCTTTTTCCTTTATCGAAGGCAAAATTCTTGGCGCGGATCAAGTTATCCAACAAGCCAAAAAAACGGGCAAATTTAACTATGATGCTCCGATTGCCGGTTTAAAAGCTCTAGATAAATATACTTTACAAATTACCCTGACCCGTTCAGACCTGAACTTTCCTTACATTCTGGCCTATGTCGCTTTTGCTGGTACTGCACGTGAAGTCATCGAACATTATGGCGATCGGGTAGGTCAGCATCCAGTCGGAACAGGGGCATACCAGTTACATAAATATGTGCCGCGTAGCCGTATTGAATTAACCGCTAATCCAAATTATCGCGGTTTTGTCTGGAACTTTAAGGGGGATGGTTCAGAGTGGGATCAACGGATTGTTAAAGCCATGCAAGGCAAGCAGATGCCGCAAATCGGCAAGGTCAAGATCAGTATCATTGAAGAAGAACAATCACGTTGGCTGGCCTTAAAATCTGGACAATTAGACTATGACAAACTGACTGCAAGCGGCGCTGAACAGGCACTGGAAAATAAACAGCTGAAAAGTGAATACAAGAAAAAAGGCATTCTGCATTATCCGAATAAAGAACCGGAAATCACCTATACCATCATGAATATGCGTGATCCGGTGATTGGTGGGAACTCACTGGAAAAAATTGCACTACGCCGTGCCATTGCCTTGTCCTATAACCAGAAAGAAGCCATCCAGCAGCTATATAAGGGGCATGCTGTTAAAGCTGAAATGATTCTTCCTGAAGGCGTGGGCGGATATAACCCGAATTATAGAAGCAGTATTGCCTATAACCCATTACTCGCCAATAAACTGCTCGATCGTTTTGGCTACAAGAAAGGCGCCGATGGTTATCGTACCTTGCCTGATGGCAAACCATTGGTTCTGAAAATGAACTCGACCAGCTCAAGTTCTTCCGTCATTTCTGCGGAACTATGGAAAAAGAACCTGGATGCAATCGGAGTAAAAGTTGAATTTAAAGTCAGTAACTTTGCCGACAATTTAAAAGAAGCCACCCAGTGCAAACATATGATGTGGGGTGGCGCCTGGATTGCAGATTATCCGGAAGGGGAAAACTTTGCCCAATTGCTGTATGGCCCAAATGCCCAGCAAGGTAACCTGAGCTGCTATACCTCTAAAGCCTATGACGCGCTGTATCAAACTGCGATGAAACTGCCGCCTCAGCAACGTACTCCATATTATGAGCAGATGAACCGCCAGATGGAGGCAGATAATCCGTGGATTTTGCACAATACCCGGGTACGCAACTGGCTGATTCACCCACAGGTACAGGGCTTTAAGGCACATCCGGTGACCAGGGCAGTTTGGCAATATCTGGATATTGAACCTGTTAAAAAATAA
- a CDS encoding ABC transporter substrate-binding protein, with the protein MNVNTNTLKKLASGVLMASLMMAGAAPTWAANPANPNKVLKTVFPAAETGFDPGYIHDRYSAKINSAIFETLYTYDYLASPAKLVPLTAVDMPQVSADGLTYTIKVKKGIYFADDPVFGGKKRELTAYDYAYSLKRLLDPKLNSPNSWLLDGRIKGLEAWTAMAKKNGKVYENPFEGIQTPDRYTLVLKLNNPDQNFPMLLAHGPAAAVAREVIEKYKDKAGWVMSKPVGTGPYVLSRWTPGSRIILKPNPAYRGFVWNYKANSAADQAIVSAMQGKKMPQIGTIDVRVIEEAQSRMLSFKKNELDLVEIDGDLVVQALDGDKLKPELVKQGIKLSRMLEPSINYHYWNMQDPVVGGFTPEKIALRRAMAMAFSVENMISVLLKGDGAKLHMPIPPGVAGYSPAYKTSTPYSVKAANMLLDRYNYKIGADGWRRTPEGKPLVIELITANTSRGQQQGEFWKKTLDNIHIKLTSKAMPFAEGIKLEKQCKTMFKSSAWIADYPDADNFMQLFYGKNVNVTNNACFKHAEYDRLYEQSQSMPPGPERDLVYRKMTRILEVNMPTMMLYSTYRNALAQPHVIGHKSHPILSTEWMYIDIDTKK; encoded by the coding sequence ATGAATGTGAATACAAACACTTTAAAAAAGCTGGCCAGTGGGGTTTTAATGGCCAGTTTAATGATGGCAGGTGCTGCACCCACATGGGCTGCCAATCCTGCCAATCCGAATAAAGTCTTAAAAACGGTCTTTCCTGCGGCTGAAACCGGTTTCGATCCCGGTTATATCCATGACCGTTATTCGGCCAAGATTAACTCGGCAATTTTCGAAACCTTATATACCTATGATTATCTGGCCTCACCAGCGAAACTGGTGCCATTGACTGCGGTAGATATGCCTCAAGTCAGTGCAGACGGTTTGACTTATACCATTAAAGTTAAAAAGGGCATTTACTTTGCAGATGATCCGGTCTTTGGCGGTAAAAAACGTGAACTGACCGCCTATGACTATGCCTATTCTCTAAAGCGTCTCTTAGATCCAAAACTTAATTCACCAAATAGCTGGTTGCTGGATGGTCGGATCAAAGGGCTGGAAGCATGGACAGCCATGGCGAAAAAAAATGGCAAAGTCTATGAAAATCCATTTGAAGGTATTCAGACTCCAGATCGCTATACCTTGGTACTCAAGCTGAATAATCCGGATCAGAACTTTCCGATGTTGCTGGCCCACGGTCCAGCTGCCGCAGTTGCACGCGAAGTCATTGAAAAGTATAAAGACAAAGCTGGCTGGGTAATGAGTAAGCCGGTCGGTACAGGGCCTTATGTGCTTAGCCGCTGGACACCGGGATCACGCATTATCTTAAAGCCGAATCCGGCTTACCGTGGTTTTGTCTGGAATTATAAAGCCAATAGTGCAGCAGACCAGGCGATTGTCAGTGCGATGCAGGGCAAAAAAATGCCTCAAATCGGCACCATTGATGTGCGTGTCATTGAAGAAGCCCAATCACGGATGTTGTCATTCAAGAAAAATGAATTGGATCTGGTTGAAATCGACGGCGATCTGGTCGTGCAGGCATTGGATGGTGACAAGTTAAAACCTGAACTGGTCAAGCAAGGCATCAAGCTGTCGCGCATGTTGGAGCCATCGATTAACTACCATTATTGGAATATGCAAGATCCGGTAGTAGGTGGCTTTACGCCAGAAAAAATAGCCTTACGTCGTGCGATGGCAATGGCTTTTTCTGTTGAAAATATGATTAGCGTATTACTAAAAGGAGATGGTGCAAAACTACACATGCCTATTCCGCCAGGAGTTGCAGGCTATTCACCCGCTTATAAAACCAGTACGCCATATTCGGTCAAGGCAGCCAACATGTTGCTGGATCGCTATAACTATAAGATCGGTGCGGATGGCTGGCGGAGAACTCCTGAAGGCAAACCTCTGGTGATTGAACTGATTACAGCCAATACCAGTCGTGGTCAGCAACAGGGCGAATTCTGGAAAAAGACCCTAGATAATATTCATATCAAACTGACCAGTAAGGCCATGCCATTTGCTGAAGGCATTAAGCTGGAAAAGCAATGTAAAACCATGTTTAAAAGCTCTGCATGGATTGCCGACTATCCGGATGCTGACAACTTCATGCAGTTGTTCTATGGCAAAAACGTCAATGTCACCAATAATGCCTGCTTCAAGCATGCGGAATATGACCGTTTATATGAACAAAGTCAAAGCATGCCACCGGGTCCTGAACGGGATCTGGTTTATCGCAAAATGACCCGTATTCTAGAGGTCAATATGCCAACCATGATGCTGTATAGCACTTACCGTAATGCACTAGCGCAACCTCATGTTATTGGACACAAGTCCCATCCGATTCTGTCCACAGAATGGATGTATATCGATATTGATACTAAAAAGTAA
- a CDS encoding M3 family metallopeptidase: MTLKHLKFTTLCLAMIGGSQTVMAETQTQLLPLFKAAEIPALCDANLDKMQKDIQKFESQKIKNKAEARPYLAAWDTLQASIGDFVSPIGLYSNVDPDPALRQAADDCELKISKYLTSMYQSPKLYAQFKKLKATDPVDEKFLKDILNQFEKTGVQLSAEKQKRLKEIIEESTKLGQDYSKNVRDNPEKVEFTAAELKGLPASYIAGLKKNEKGNYLLGFDYPEYQPFMELAESDEARKRYQTAYTRRGTEKNLEYMKKAIDLRYELAQLFDKDSYAYVALKDRMAKTPEAVNSFLDEVYAKVAPLEKQDVEELRQFKAETLKIPLEKAEIERWSQGYWSEKLRQAKYKVDQEKLRDYFPTEAAQKWLFAVSSELYGIEFKPVKVKAWHDEVEYYAVHDKATGEFMGGLYVDKYPREGKYGHAAVWGVYGGSRLNHRRPVSVLVTNFNRKGLNSNELETFVHEMGHALHGILSKTRYTEQSGTSVERDFVEAPSQMYEEWARRFETLSKVADYCEPACPRVDEAMTERLKNVKNYGRGLHYARQTLYAQYDMALHGKDAKSIDPLKLWQDMESKTALGSVPGQQFPGQFGHLMGGYQAGYYSYMWSEVLALDMLSAYGDHLMDPKVGMHYRETVLAQGGQKPGDQMVKDFLGRDPDSKAFFNEISGH; this comes from the coding sequence ATGACATTAAAACACTTGAAATTTACCACACTCTGTCTGGCGATGATCGGGGGATCTCAAACCGTCATGGCAGAGACCCAAACCCAGCTTTTGCCTTTATTCAAGGCTGCAGAAATTCCGGCATTGTGCGATGCCAATCTGGATAAAATGCAAAAAGATATCCAGAAATTTGAAAGCCAGAAAATCAAAAATAAGGCTGAAGCCCGTCCTTATCTGGCAGCTTGGGATACATTGCAGGCATCAATTGGTGATTTTGTTTCACCTATCGGTTTATATAGTAATGTCGATCCTGATCCGGCCTTGCGTCAGGCAGCAGATGACTGTGAGCTGAAAATCAGTAAATACCTGACTTCCATGTATCAGAGTCCAAAACTCTATGCCCAGTTCAAGAAACTGAAAGCCACAGATCCGGTCGATGAGAAATTCCTGAAAGATATTCTGAATCAATTTGAAAAAACCGGGGTACAACTCAGCGCAGAGAAGCAGAAGCGTCTGAAGGAAATTATTGAAGAAAGTACCAAACTGGGGCAGGACTATTCCAAGAATGTACGTGATAATCCTGAAAAAGTTGAATTCACTGCTGCAGAACTGAAAGGTTTACCTGCGAGCTATATCGCCGGTTTAAAGAAAAATGAAAAGGGCAATTATCTGCTCGGCTTCGACTATCCGGAATATCAGCCATTTATGGAGCTGGCAGAGAGTGATGAAGCACGTAAACGCTATCAGACTGCCTATACCCGCCGAGGGACTGAGAAAAACCTCGAATACATGAAAAAGGCCATTGATCTGCGTTATGAACTGGCCCAGCTATTCGATAAAGACAGCTATGCGTATGTTGCCCTAAAAGATCGCATGGCCAAAACTCCAGAAGCAGTCAATAGTTTTCTGGATGAGGTCTATGCCAAAGTTGCGCCATTAGAAAAGCAGGATGTTGAAGAATTACGTCAGTTCAAGGCAGAAACCTTAAAAATTCCGCTGGAAAAAGCAGAGATTGAGCGCTGGAGCCAAGGCTACTGGAGTGAAAAACTGCGTCAGGCCAAATACAAGGTAGATCAGGAAAAACTGCGTGATTATTTCCCGACTGAAGCGGCGCAAAAATGGTTATTTGCCGTATCCTCCGAATTATATGGGATTGAATTCAAGCCGGTAAAAGTCAAAGCCTGGCACGATGAAGTTGAATACTATGCCGTGCATGACAAAGCCACTGGTGAGTTTATGGGCGGACTTTATGTCGATAAATACCCGCGTGAAGGCAAATATGGCCATGCTGCAGTCTGGGGCGTTTATGGTGGCAGCCGTTTAAATCATCGCCGTCCGGTCTCTGTTTTGGTGACCAACTTCAACCGTAAAGGTCTGAACAGTAATGAGCTGGAGACTTTTGTACATGAAATGGGTCATGCGCTACACGGAATATTATCGAAGACCCGTTATACCGAGCAGTCAGGTACATCGGTAGAGCGTGACTTTGTTGAAGCACCTTCGCAAATGTATGAAGAGTGGGCGCGCCGTTTCGAGACTTTATCTAAAGTAGCGGATTACTGTGAACCTGCTTGTCCTCGTGTCGATGAAGCCATGACCGAGCGCTTAAAGAATGTGAAAAATTATGGTCGCGGCCTGCATTATGCCCGTCAGACTTTATATGCTCAGTACGACATGGCCCTGCACGGTAAAGATGCGAAAAGTATTGATCCATTAAAACTCTGGCAGGATATGGAAAGTAAAACTGCGTTGGGCTCTGTTCCAGGTCAGCAATTCCCGGGTCAGTTCGGACATTTGATGGGTGGCTATCAGGCGGGTTATTACAGCTATATGTGGTCTGAAGTGCTGGCACTCGATATGTTGTCTGCTTATGGTGACCATCTGATGGATCCAAAAGTCGGCATGCACTATCGCGAGACTGTACTAGCACAAGGCGGACAAAAGCCGGGCGATCAGATGGTTAAGGATTTTCTGGGCCGTGATCCGGACAGCAAAGCTTTCTTTAATGAAATTTCAGGACATTAA
- a CDS encoding ABC transporter permease: MLAYIIRRIWQMIPTMLGVILLIFLLFNWVGGDPAYILAGKMANAEQIENIRQQLGVDQPYYVQLWIFIQQILTFDYGVSWSTGESVSQIITTRLGPSLTILIPLTILQTIVSIILALGVASVRGSLTDRMIMMLCTIGMSISILVYIIVFQYVLAYELSWFPVQGWSDNFTENLFKYALLPVLIMLVVSIAPTLRLYRSFVLDEVNQDYVRTARAKGLGESRILGVHVLRNASIPIITDVMAGLPALLIGAFLIERFFGIPGIGREVIIAVERSDFPVIKAITVYVAAATMLFNLIADLIYKWVDPRVQLK; encoded by the coding sequence ATGCTGGCATATATTATTCGAAGGATTTGGCAAATGATCCCCACCATGCTGGGGGTGATTCTGCTGATATTCCTGTTATTTAACTGGGTCGGAGGAGATCCGGCCTATATCTTGGCCGGTAAAATGGCCAATGCTGAGCAGATTGAAAATATCCGCCAGCAGCTCGGGGTCGATCAACCTTATTACGTACAACTGTGGATTTTCATCCAGCAGATTTTGACCTTTGATTATGGTGTGAGCTGGAGTACCGGTGAGTCGGTATCCCAGATTATTACCACGCGTTTGGGGCCATCACTGACCATTTTGATTCCACTCACGATTCTGCAAACGATTGTTTCAATCATTCTGGCGCTCGGGGTGGCTTCAGTGCGTGGTTCGCTGACTGACCGCATGATCATGATGCTGTGTACCATCGGTATGTCGATCAGTATTCTGGTCTATATCATCGTATTCCAGTACGTCTTGGCTTATGAACTGAGCTGGTTCCCGGTACAGGGCTGGAGCGATAACTTTACTGAAAATTTATTCAAATATGCACTATTGCCAGTATTAATCATGCTGGTGGTGAGTATTGCACCGACTTTACGTCTCTACCGCAGTTTTGTTCTGGATGAAGTCAATCAGGATTATGTCCGTACCGCACGTGCCAAAGGTCTGGGCGAAAGCCGCATTCTGGGCGTGCACGTACTGCGCAATGCTTCGATTCCAATCATTACTGATGTCATGGCGGGACTTCCGGCTTTACTGATCGGTGCTTTCCTGATTGAACGTTTCTTCGGTATTCCTGGCATTGGCCGTGAAGTGATTATCGCAGTTGAACGTTCTGACTTTCCGGTAATTAAAGCGATTACGGTCTATGTTGCGGCTGCGACCATGTTATTTAACCTGATTGCCGATCTGATCTATAAATGGGTCGATCCACGTGTACAGTTGAAGTAG